The sequence GGTGTCTCTTAGTAGGTGGCGTAGGTGGCTCCGGCAGTTCATCCTCCGGCAGTTCATCCTCCGGCAGTTCATCCTCCGACGGTTCATTCTTCGGCAGGTCATCACGGAAAGCAGGGGGATCCGGTAAGCAAGGAGGATCCGGTAAGCAAGGAGGATGGAAAGATTGATTGGGATGCTCTCATCGGGGGTGGGGAACTTGAGAATGCGACAGATACCTCGATTGCAAGTCGGCTTGTCACAGCATCCTCGGGACGTTAAGTTGGTATCAGGCGACGTTAACGCATATACAAATTAGATGTTTCACAGAGGAGGTTACAACCTTGAATAAAGAAAAGCAGACAATTGATGAAACTATTGAAGCTGCTGATACAGAGACGACTGACGATCCATCTCTACAAGAACGGAACGTCGACACAAAAACAGGTCAGGAGCCATCAACAGAACTGTCTGATGGCAATTCTTTACCGGATGAGAATCAAGTTGAGTCACAAACCGAACTGGAACCGGGTGGAACTTCGACAAGGGAACCGCCGCCTGCAAAGCGTGAATCTGATGCGGAAGATATCAACACGCTTGCATCGATAGATCAGCACTTGTTGAAATTGGAGGAACTGTTTACGGGGCAGATCGCCCGCAACCAGAACCAGCAGCAGATGTTTGACGCAATTTATAGTGAAATGAAGGACTACAAGGAGAATGTCCTGCTTGAAGCATTTCACAAACAGGTTATCCATAACCTGATTCAGTTCTATGATAACTTTGTGTCGGTCGAGTCTCACTTGAACCGTATCCGCGAACCTTTTGAAGCGTTTGAAGCGTGGTCAGATAACGTCTCAAAGGGACTATTCAATAAAATTCGTCCTGAAGCACTGGCAGGCGAACTCTCAGACTTCCGAATGAACCTGAAAGAGGAGTTGTTGCAGTTTCGGGGGAATTTGGAAAATCTCCGCTTTGAATTGGAGGAAGTACTCTATCGGATGGATGTCACCCCGTATGAGGAGCATCCGAAGAAACTCGATCGAAAATTGCACAGGACCCTTGATACGAAACCGACAGATAACCCCGATAAAGACGAAGAAGTAGCCATCATTCACAAAATCGGTTTCTATTGGCGTGAGAAGGTGTTCCGCCCAGAAGAGGTAACCATCTTTCGTTACACACAGCCCACAGGTGAAGAAACAGTTGATGGAAACTAACAGGTGAAAAAGGAGATGAACAGAAAAAGGAGATGAACAGATGGGTAAAGTTGTTGGCATTGACCTTGGTACAACATTTTCTGCGATCGCACATGTCAACGAACATGCGCAAGAGGAAATTATTCCGAACGCTGAAAGCGATCGGATTACACCCTCGGTCATTATGTTTGAAGAGGATGTCATCACGGTTGGGAAAATCGCGAAACAGAACGCGAGCGCGGTCCCGGCAGATATTGTTGAATTCGTCAAACGTGAGATTGGGAAATCCAAGAAGGAGTTTTCC is a genomic window of Candidatus Poribacteria bacterium containing:
- the grpE gene encoding nucleotide exchange factor GrpE yields the protein MNKEKQTIDETIEAADTETTDDPSLQERNVDTKTGQEPSTELSDGNSLPDENQVESQTELEPGGTSTREPPPAKRESDAEDINTLASIDQHLLKLEELFTGQIARNQNQQQMFDAIYSEMKDYKENVLLEAFHKQVIHNLIQFYDNFVSVESHLNRIREPFEAFEAWSDNVSKGLFNKIRPEALAGELSDFRMNLKEELLQFRGNLENLRFELEEVLYRMDVTPYEEHPKKLDRKLHRTLDTKPTDNPDKDEEVAIIHKIGFYWREKVFRPEEVTIFRYTQPTGEETVDGN